The following are encoded together in the Capsulimonas corticalis genome:
- a CDS encoding glucose 1-dehydrogenase: MQNVAAPAGGTLQGKIALITGGSRGIGRAIALRYAREGAAVVVHYNRNTEAAQSLEREITDNGGQAFLASADLATLRGVETLFESLDAVLRKHCGTDQFDILVNNAAIAPRTALEDTTEAIFDEVFAVNVKAPFFIVQQALPRLREGGRIINVSSVVTRIGYPAEAPYSMTKGALNTLTLLLAKQLGPRGVTVNSLSPGVIDTDMNAQMLSAPAARQYCETIAALGRIGTPEDVADAAAFLASPDSRWVTGQCLDVSGGSFIG, from the coding sequence ATGCAAAACGTTGCCGCGCCCGCCGGCGGGACCTTACAAGGCAAGATCGCGCTTATCACGGGCGGAAGCCGTGGAATTGGGCGCGCGATTGCGCTTCGGTACGCGCGGGAAGGAGCCGCAGTCGTCGTTCATTACAATCGCAATACAGAAGCCGCGCAATCACTTGAGCGAGAGATCACTGACAATGGAGGCCAGGCGTTTCTCGCTTCGGCGGATCTGGCGACCCTGCGCGGCGTCGAGACTCTCTTCGAGTCGCTGGACGCCGTCTTACGGAAGCATTGCGGGACGGATCAATTCGATATCCTGGTGAACAACGCCGCCATTGCTCCCCGCACAGCGCTGGAGGACACCACGGAAGCGATCTTCGACGAAGTCTTTGCCGTCAACGTCAAAGCGCCGTTCTTCATTGTCCAGCAAGCGCTGCCCAGACTGCGGGAGGGCGGCCGGATCATCAACGTCTCCTCGGTTGTCACGCGCATCGGCTACCCGGCCGAAGCCCCCTACTCCATGACCAAAGGAGCGCTCAACACCCTCACCCTGCTGCTCGCCAAACAGCTCGGCCCACGCGGCGTCACCGTCAACTCGCTGTCCCCCGGCGTCATCGACACCGACATGAATGCCCAAATGCTCAGCGCCCCCGCCGCGCGCCAGTACTGCGAAACCATCGCCGCCCTCGGCCGGATCGGAACCCCCGAAGACGTCGCCGACGCCGCCGCATTCCTCGCCTCCCCGGACAGCCGATGGGTGACAGGCCAATGCCTGGACGTCTCCGGGGGATCGTTTATCGGCTAA